One part of the Candidatus Polarisedimenticolaceae bacterium genome encodes these proteins:
- the efp gene encoding elongation factor P: MKANDIRNGQILRIEGKLFRVLSFQHRTPGNLRAFVQAKLRDLKTGAQNEFRFSSTEELERVSLDTRQMQYLYHDAAGYHFMDNDTYDQVALADDVVGDVMPYVIAESVVVMEWFDGAPVGLELPAAVELKIVETAPGIKGATASAQKKPAKLETGLVVQVPSFIEEGEKIRISTETGDYLGRA, encoded by the coding sequence ATGAAGGCGAACGACATCCGCAACGGCCAGATCCTCCGCATCGAAGGGAAGCTCTTCCGCGTGCTCTCGTTCCAGCACCGCACCCCCGGGAACCTCCGCGCCTTCGTCCAAGCGAAGCTGCGCGACCTCAAGACGGGAGCCCAGAACGAGTTCCGGTTCAGCTCGACCGAGGAGCTCGAGCGCGTCTCCCTGGACACGCGCCAGATGCAGTACCTCTACCACGACGCCGCCGGCTACCACTTCATGGACAACGACACCTACGACCAGGTCGCCCTGGCGGACGACGTCGTCGGCGACGTGATGCCCTACGTGATCGCGGAGTCGGTCGTCGTGATGGAGTGGTTCGACGGCGCCCCGGTCGGTCTCGAGCTCCCCGCCGCGGTCGAGCTGAAGATCGTCGAGACCGCGCCGGGGATCAAGGGCGCGACCGCTTCGGCGCAGAAGAAGCCGGCCAAGCTCGAGACCGGGCTCGTCGTCCAGGTGCCCTCGTTCATCGAGGAAGGGGAGAAGATCCGAATCTCGACGGAGACGGGGGATTATCTCGGGAGGGCTTAG
- a CDS encoding metallophosphoesterase: MSLISRRTFVRTSLAAAAGCVGYGWGIEPHWVERVVRPLPIRGLPKALDGATLLQISDVHVGPKVDSTFVIDAFRDAAALKPDFVVFTGDAITYTDAKDLREARRVFETMPRGRLSTVAVLGNHDYGFGWNQPEVADRIERILDASGALVLRNDAAELHGLRFTGIDDFWSGRLTPERVAPLLEREGPGIVLCHNPDAADLSIFEKYDGWILSGHTHGGQCRPPFLPPPVLPVRNKRYTAGEFALAGGGRLYINRGLGHLWRVRFNVRPEVTQFVLRTT; this comes from the coding sequence GTGAGCCTGATCTCCAGGAGAACCTTCGTTCGGACTTCCCTTGCCGCCGCCGCGGGGTGCGTCGGCTACGGCTGGGGGATCGAGCCGCACTGGGTCGAGCGCGTCGTGCGGCCGCTCCCGATCCGCGGACTCCCGAAGGCGCTCGACGGCGCGACCCTTCTCCAGATCAGCGACGTCCACGTCGGGCCGAAGGTCGACTCGACGTTCGTGATCGACGCCTTCCGCGATGCCGCGGCGCTGAAGCCCGACTTCGTCGTCTTCACCGGCGACGCGATCACCTACACCGACGCGAAGGACTTGCGGGAGGCGCGGCGGGTCTTCGAGACCATGCCGCGGGGGCGATTGTCGACCGTGGCCGTGCTCGGGAACCACGATTACGGATTCGGCTGGAACCAGCCGGAGGTCGCCGACCGGATCGAGCGGATCCTGGACGCCTCGGGGGCGCTCGTGCTCCGGAACGACGCGGCGGAACTGCACGGCCTGCGATTCACGGGGATCGACGACTTCTGGTCCGGGCGGCTCACCCCCGAGCGCGTGGCGCCGTTGCTCGAGCGCGAGGGGCCCGGGATCGTCCTCTGCCACAACCCGGATGCCGCCGACCTTTCGATCTTCGAGAAGTACGACGGATGGATCCTGTCGGGGCACACCCACGGCGGGCAGTGCCGCCCGCCGTTCCTCCCGCCTCCCGTCCTCCCGGTACGGAACAAGCGGTACACGGCGGGGGAGTTCGCCCTCGCCGGCGGCGGTCGCCTCTACATCAACCGCGGGCTCGGCCACCTCTGGCGGGTTCGGTTCAACGTGCGGCCGGAGGTCACGCAGTTCGTGCTTCGCACCACGTGA
- a CDS encoding metal-dependent hydrolase: MLNLHYHGHSCWEIEDGTHRVVIDPFLTGNPLADVKPSAFKKLDAVIVSHGHGDHIGDGVEIAKHTGALVIANFEVTGWFQKRGCEGHPLHIGGGANFPFGRVKLTIAHHGSTGPDGEALGNPAGIILKMGGKTLYHSGDTGLFLDMKLIAEMNGPIDVALLPIGDNFTMGIDDAVKAAEFLQAGVVIPMHYDTFGYIKADPNEFVRKVAAKGLKAVVVKPGAGYTAA; this comes from the coding sequence ATGCTGAATCTCCACTACCACGGGCATTCGTGCTGGGAAATCGAGGACGGGACGCACCGCGTCGTGATCGACCCGTTCCTGACCGGAAACCCGCTGGCCGACGTGAAGCCGAGCGCGTTCAAGAAGCTCGACGCGGTGATCGTCAGCCACGGCCACGGCGACCACATCGGCGACGGCGTCGAGATCGCCAAGCACACCGGAGCCCTCGTGATCGCGAACTTCGAGGTCACGGGGTGGTTCCAGAAGCGGGGGTGCGAGGGGCACCCGCTCCACATCGGTGGCGGGGCGAACTTCCCCTTCGGCCGCGTGAAGCTGACGATCGCACACCACGGCTCGACCGGTCCCGACGGCGAGGCGCTGGGGAATCCCGCCGGGATCATCCTCAAGATGGGCGGGAAGACCCTCTATCACTCCGGCGACACCGGACTGTTCCTCGACATGAAGCTCATCGCCGAGATGAACGGCCCCATCGACGTCGCACTCCTCCCCATCGGCGACAACTTCACCATGGGGATCGACGACGCCGTGAAGGCGGCGGAGTTCCTGCAGGCGGGGGTCGTGATCCCGATGCACTACGACACCTTCGGCTACATCAAGGCGGACCCGAACGAGTTCGTCCGGAAGGTGGCGGCGAAGGGGCTGAAGGCGGTCGTGGTGAAGCCCGGGGCCGGGTATACGGCCGCGTAG